In Oryza brachyantha chromosome 1, ObraRS2, whole genome shotgun sequence, the following are encoded in one genomic region:
- the LOC121053499 gene encoding monothiol glutaredoxin-S5 isoform X1, which produces MYQAIPYSSTRPWLRPEPAAAGVVDVVKAETKAAAAAIARGGEAAEVGVEEAAGVRRAVAESPVLVVGRRGCCLIHVVKRLLQGLGVNPAVHEVAGEAALKGLVPAGGEAAALPAVFVGGKLLGGLDRLMAVHISGELVPILKKGTKMYVSSDEHWKFFQSYSYGLAKKRRNPTSPREIARLVCLGQV; this is translated from the exons aTGTACCAGGCGATCCCGTACAGCAGCACCCGGCCGTGGCTGAGGCctgagccggcggcggcgggcgtggTCGACGTCGTGAAGGCGGAGACgaaggcggccgccgcggcgatcgCGCGGGGCGgtgaggcggcggaggtgggggtggaggaggcggccggggtgcggagggcggtggcggagagCCCCGTGCTGGTGGTGGGGAGGCGCGGGTGCTGCCTCATCCACGTGGTGAAGCGGCTCCTGCAGGGGCTCGGGGTCAACCCGGCCGTGCAcgaggtcgccggcgaggccgcgcTCAAGGGGCTCGTaccggccggcggggaggccgCGGCGCTCCCTGCCGTGTTCGTCGGGGGAAAGCTCCTCGGTGGGCTCGACCGCCTCATGGCCGTCCACATCTCCGGCGAGCTTGTCCCCATCCTCAAGAAG GGGACAAAGATGTACGTAAGCAGTGATGAGCACTGGAAATTTTTTCAGTCCTACTCGTACGGGTTAgcgaagaagaggagaaaCCCAACTTCTCCTCGAGAGATTGCGCGGCTCGTGTGCCTTGGGCAGGTCTGA
- the LOC121053499 gene encoding monothiol glutaredoxin-S5 isoform X2, which produces MYQAIPYSSTRPWLRPEPAAAGVVDVVKAETKAAAAAIARGGEAAEVGVEEAAGVRRAVAESPVLVVGRRGCCLIHVVKRLLQGLGVNPAVHEVAGEAALKGLVPAGGEAAALPAVFVGGKLLGGLDRLMAVHISGELVPILKKAGALWL; this is translated from the coding sequence aTGTACCAGGCGATCCCGTACAGCAGCACCCGGCCGTGGCTGAGGCctgagccggcggcggcgggcgtggTCGACGTCGTGAAGGCGGAGACgaaggcggccgccgcggcgatcgCGCGGGGCGgtgaggcggcggaggtgggggtggaggaggcggccggggtgcggagggcggtggcggagagCCCCGTGCTGGTGGTGGGGAGGCGCGGGTGCTGCCTCATCCACGTGGTGAAGCGGCTCCTGCAGGGGCTCGGGGTCAACCCGGCCGTGCAcgaggtcgccggcgaggccgcgcTCAAGGGGCTCGTaccggccggcggggaggccgCGGCGCTCCCTGCCGTGTTCGTCGGGGGAAAGCTCCTCGGTGGGCTCGACCGCCTCATGGCCGTCCACATCTCCGGCGAGCTTGTCCCCATCCTCAAGAAGGCCGGTGCCCTCTGGCTTTAA